From the genome of Candidatus Defluviilinea proxima:
CCAGCAAGCTGAAAACACTGACTCCCCATTACCCCGCCGAGTATGACCATGAGATCGAGGCCGTGTTGGCGCCGATAGTGCGGAAGCGCGGGCATTTCACCAAACCCGAGTTCGAAAGCATCTGCCGCTGGAAGACGCCGCGCAGTCAAGGAAAAGTTGCAAGTAATTCAGCCGAATACATAGAAGCCGTGACGCGTACAGCCTTATCTACAGAAAGTGAACAGTTACGGATCGAAGTGCTAACGCTTCTAAACGGGGTCAGTTGGCCCACAGCTTCGGTGATCTTGCACTTCTGCCACAAGGAGGCCTATCCCATTTTGGATGTCCGCGCCTTGTGGACGCTGGGTGTGGAGGCCAGTCAGGTCACATACAATTTCAACCTGTGGTGGGAATACACAAAAGTTTGCCGCGCGCTGGCATCGCAAACAGGCCTCTCCATGCGAGAGCTGGATCGGGCACTATGGCAATATTCAAAGGAAAATCAATAACAGCCTACTTGCGCACATCAGTGTGGCTACACGCTAAAAGGACGGCCCACACATAAAATCCCCGCATCCATATTTGGGGGGCATCTTCATACCATCACGATAGGGGCACCATACAGGGACTATATAGGAGCCATATAGGCACCCCAAAGTGTGCTCTTGTTTCAATCCTTTCCACACCACCATATATGGCCGCCCACCTCCAACCTAAAACACAGAACTTGGAACATGGAACTCAAACTGTTATACTCCTTCCATGTCTCGCCTCGCATCTCCTCCCCTGATGGCAACGAACGCTTCAACACCACCAACCCCACCATCACCATAAGTGCCAATCTGCATTTGAAAATCCTTATGAACGATTTCCTCACCCAATACCCTGAATTGATCATACCCACCCGCATATTAACGTATTTCCTATTGGCCGCAGTGATTGCGTTCCTCTTGAGACGATTAACACCTCCACTCATCCAACTTGGTCGGCATGCTCCACATGGCCGCAAGACCAGCCTAGAACGACAAAAGACTTTGCAAAGTCTGGTGACCAGCACGATCAACCTCATTGCTTTCGTCAGCGCAACATTGGCAAGCATGTCCCTGTTCATTGAGCCGAATACCCTAGCATGGGTGGTCGGGCTTTTTAGCACTGCCTTCGGTTTCGGCGCTCGTCTCATCATTGGCGATTATTTAGGCGGGTTGAGCTTCCTGTTTGAAGATACATTTGCAGTCGGCGAAAAGATCGAAATCTCAGGCTCGCCCACCATCGAAGGCGTTGTCGAACACATCAACTTGCGCACCACCCTGTTACGCTCACCATCCGGTGAGTTGTATATCGTCCCGAATGGAGAGATCCGTTCAGTCCGCAACTTCAGCCGAGGGAAATTCTCCATCGCCAATATCACGCTCAAGATCCAAAGCTCAGATCTAAGCACTGCGCGCGCCACTCTCGAAGCATTAGGAGACGAGGCCGTTACCCTGCTCCCCGACCTGATAGAGCCCTGGAAGGTCACCAATCTGGTGGGCATCATCGGCCAATACACAGAACTGACCCTCATCGCCAAGGCCCGCTTCGGCAAAGCAGCAGAAATGCGTCCGCACCTGTTATCACTGGTGCAAGAACGCCTGCTCGAAGTGAACATCCAATTAGTAAGCTAGCCACCCAACCTGAAACTTGAAACCATGAAACTCGATCCTCTCATCTCCTCCCCCGATAGCAACGAATACTTCAACTCCATCAGCCATCTCATCGGCGCCATCCTGTCCATCTCTGCGCTGGCAGTGCTCGTCACCCTGGCAGCCATGCAACACAAACCCGCCCACGTTATCGGCTTTGCCATCTATGGCACCAGCCTCTTCCTCTCCTTCTTGTTCAGTTGTCTCCTGCACTTCTTTCTACTCTTCAAAAGATATCTGCGCATCTTCGGCATCCTCGACCACAACGCCATTTACATCCTCATCGCAGGCACCTACACCCCTTTCTGTCTCACCGTCCTCAGCGGCACAAAAGGCTGGGTCCTATTTGGGATCATCTGGAGTCTGGCCGTTTTCTTCATCACACTCAAATCCATCTTCTTCAGCAATATCCCCGTTTGGATGTCGAACGGCTCCTTCCTCCTGATGGGCTGGATCATTGTTTTCCTGATAGCTCCCATCTACCGAGAGCTGGGTTCAGGAGCCATGTCCCTGCTCATCACAGGCGGCCTCTTCTACACAGTCGGCGCCTTGATCTTCGCCAAAGGCAAACCCAATCCCTTCCCGCCCTACTTCGGCAACCACGAGATCTGGCATCTCTGCGTCCTCGCTGGCAATGCCTTTATGTTCCTGGTCATGCTCTTCTACGTTCTGCCATATCCATAGTTCGCTATAAAGACTAGCCGCGGAGACGCAGAGTCACAGAGATATT
Proteins encoded in this window:
- a CDS encoding mechanosensitive ion channel family protein, with the translated sequence MELKLLYSFHVSPRISSPDGNERFNTTNPTITISANLHLKILMNDFLTQYPELIIPTRILTYFLLAAVIAFLLRRLTPPLIQLGRHAPHGRKTSLERQKTLQSLVTSTINLIAFVSATLASMSLFIEPNTLAWVVGLFSTAFGFGARLIIGDYLGGLSFLFEDTFAVGEKIEISGSPTIEGVVEHINLRTTLLRSPSGELYIVPNGEIRSVRNFSRGKFSIANITLKIQSSDLSTARATLEALGDEAVTLLPDLIEPWKVTNLVGIIGQYTELTLIAKARFGKAAEMRPHLLSLVQERLLEVNIQLVS
- a CDS encoding hemolysin III family protein; translation: MKLDPLISSPDSNEYFNSISHLIGAILSISALAVLVTLAAMQHKPAHVIGFAIYGTSLFLSFLFSCLLHFFLLFKRYLRIFGILDHNAIYILIAGTYTPFCLTVLSGTKGWVLFGIIWSLAVFFITLKSIFFSNIPVWMSNGSFLLMGWIIVFLIAPIYRELGSGAMSLLITGGLFYTVGALIFAKGKPNPFPPYFGNHEIWHLCVLAGNAFMFLVMLFYVLPYP